Within Gammaproteobacteria bacterium, the genomic segment AGCGGTTTTACCGGTAATCGCCCAATGCACTCTGTTTTGCACCATTTTGAAGAACTGAATACTGCTCTCTAGTGTTGGGTCATAATCCACACTGGTGGCATAAATATCGGTTATTTTTTGATAAAAACGCTTTTCGCTGGTACGAATATCCTGAATGCGGCGCGTCAGCTCTTCAAAATAATCAAACGGCTGATCGGGGTTTTTCAGACGCTCATCATCCAGCACAAAGCCTTTTACGATATATTCGTGTAGATGTTTAGTCGCCCATTGTCGAAAGCGCGTTGCGGTATGGCTTTGTACTCTATAGCCTACAGAGATAATAGCGTCTAAATTATAATGTTTAAGCTTTCGATTGACCTGTCGAGTTCCTTCCTGACGAACTACCGAGTAATCCTCGGTAGTTGATTTTTCATCTAATTCGCCTTCAGAAAAAATATTTTTTAAGTGCAAGCTGATATTATCGCTAGATGTTTGAAACAAATCAGCCATCAACTGCTGAGTAAGCCATACTGTTTCATCAACAAAACGAACATCCAACCTGGTTTCACCATTTTCGGTTTGATAGATGATGAATTGAGAGTCATTTTTAGACATAGACTAACCTCTAATAACAAATTTGTAAGGAGTCCTTTTCTGGTTCCCACGCTAACCCATAATCATTAAACTGGCTTTCATTCATAGCATTAAACGCAAAACGTAAGGTTGCATGGGTGCATATTAAAATAGTGGCCGCACTATCCTCCATAAAAGAAACAAACGCACTCACCTTGCTTTTATCACCCCCCGCTGTACACAGGTTATATTCATGCTCAACTTCCCAATCCGTAAAGAAGCCGTGAGTCTTTAAAACAGTGGTGGCAAACGATGCGCCAAGCGAGCGTTCAGGCACCGCTACGATTACCTTTTTAACATCTTGGTTAAATAATTCATCAAAATAATCAGGGCGACCATCAGGTTTTTTTTAAGCGCTCATCATCCATTACAAAGCCCTTTAACAAATACTCCTTTAAGTTATTATTTGCCCATATTCTAAACTGTGTTCCTCGGAAACCTTTGACCCGAAAACCAATGGCAATAATCATTTCAAGGGAATAATGAAGTATCTTGTAATCCTTGACAACTGAAGCTTCGTGCAACTCATTGTTTTTTATAATACTATCAACATGAAGTCATATATTTTTCTTAGAGGTGTCAAAAAGTTCTGCCAACTGATTTTGCGTCATCCAAACCATGCCATCATTGGCATAAAGTGAGACAGATACTCCTCCATCAGTGGAGTTGTAAATAATAAGAGTAGATTGATTAGACTTTGACATCGTTACACGACCCTCCCTATTTTTCAGACATAATCATTCATCCGCCCCCAGTCTCTTAATATCTTCTTCTATTTCTTTAAGACTATTCTCAACTTCAATATTTCTTTGCTGCTCACGGTATTTTTTCAACTCTAGTGCGGATTTTTCTTTGGCTTGTTGCTGGCTAATTTTACCTGCATGTTTGAGTAACTCCCTGCCATTTAATTGCAAAATAGCATCGAGGCGCTCGCTCCAATCTTGCATCGTCATCGGCGTTTGTTGTTGCGCCATTGTTTCAGCAAAAGCGAGGTATTGCTCTACCAATAAACCGAGTAGCTTTATCTCATCTTCATTCAAATAATTTTTGGCAATGCTGGCTTGTTGTTTGTTAATGGATTGACTTTTTGAGTCAAGTGACAACATTCCCAACAGTGGCAAACGGGCATCGGCGCGACGGTAGACCAACTCAGCCGCAGTTTGCTGGCTAATTGCCCAAAGTAGCTTATTTTGTACTATTTGAAAAAACTGGCGGGTTTTTTCATCCTTGGGACTGTAATCAACACTGGTGGTGTAAATGTCTTTTATTTTTTGGTAAAAGAATTTTTCAGAAAGGCGTATCTCACGAATGCGTTGTTGCAGTTCATCAAAGTACTGCATGGATTTGCCTGTTTTAAAACGATCATCATTTAAGGCGAATCCTTTAATAATATACTCTTTTAAACGCTGGGTTGCCCAGATTCGGAACTGCGTGCCCTGTTTGGATTTTACGCGGTAACCAACAGAAATAATCAGCTCTAAATTATAAAGCTTGAGGCTCTGTTGCTGTGTTTTTCCTGCTATAGCACCGTGTTTAGTGGTATGTCGGAAATCCCGACACACCACCTCTTCAGATAATTCTTTTTCTTGGAATATATGATTAATATGCTCGGAAATCGTACTTCGACCTTTACCAAATAGCTGTGCAATTTGAGATTGACTGAGCCAAACACTTTCACTTTCAATGCGTACATCAAGCTGTATACCTCCTTGAGCATTTTGATAAATGACAATTTGACTATCATTACTCATTGTCTTGCTCCTTTTTAATCATCTCTTCGATATTAGATAGCGCTCAACTTATCATGCCTGCAATGACGATATAACGAACAATTCTCAGCGTACAAATTACGCCAATAAACCATAACCAACCCACTCGTGCCATACCGGCAATTACTGTCAGCGGATCACCAATAATGGGCAGCCAGCTTAGAAATAGGCTTGCTTTTCCATAACGCTGCATCCAGTGAAGAGAGAGCCTTCCCCCCTTGCTGTTTTCCATTTTGCTTTGCATCTTTTCCCGCAGCCAATCACCCAGTTTAAAATTCAGCAAACATGCGAGACAATTCCCGATCGAGCAAGCGATCACCACATTCAGCACAGGCACACCTGCCGTAATGGCAGCAAACAGCGCCGCCTCCGAACTGAAAGGCAGCAGCGTTGCCGCAAAAAAGGAGACCAGCACAAGACCAAGCTCAGTAATCATCTATTGGCGACGCCAGCTCGTTCCCCCGCTGCCGATTCCATCAGCGGCTCCATCACCTTTGAAATAGTGACCCGAATTTTCTTGAAGCAATCCTATAATGGCTCCTAAATGGCGTAGCAG encodes:
- a CDS encoding virulence RhuM family protein, giving the protein MSKNDSQFIIYQTENGETRLDVRFVDETVWLTQQLMADLFQTSSDNISLHLKNIFSEGELDEKSTTEDYSVVRQEGTRQVNRKLKHYNLDAIISVGYRVQSHTATRFRQWATKHLHEYIVKGFVLDDERLKNPDQPFDYFEELTRRIQDIRTSEKRFYQKITDIYATSVDYDPTLESSIQFFKMVQNRVHWAITGKTAAEIIHSRVSSEKENMGLTSWRGSKVRKQDVVNAKNYLDEGELLALNNLIEQYLIFAEGQAMRRISMTMAQWAKKLDGFLTLNDRNILDHAGKISHELAKQLAEQAYEEFNQQRLLNNAKLADERDFEQLTKLIDKKG
- a CDS encoding virulence RhuM family protein; this encodes MSNDSQIVIYQNAQGGIQLDVRIESESVWLSQSQIAQLFGKGRSTISEHINHIFQEKELSEEVVCRDFRHTTKHGAIAGKTQQQSLKLYNLELIISVGYRVKSKQGTQFRIWATQRLKEYIIKGFALNDDRFKTGKSMQYFDELQQRIREIRLSEKFFYQKIKDIYTTSVDYSPKDEKTRQFFQIVQNKLLWAISQQTAAELVYRRADARLPLLGMLSLDSKSQSINKQQASIAKNYLNEDEIKLLGLLVEQYLAFAETMAQQQTPMTMQDWSERLDAILQLNGRELLKHAGKISQQQAKEKSALELKKYREQQRNIEVENSLKEIEEDIKRLGADE
- a CDS encoding VTT domain-containing protein, encoding MITELGLVLVSFFAATLLPFSSEAALFAAITAGVPVLNVVIACSIGNCLACLLNFKLGDWLREKMQSKMENSKGGRLSLHWMQRYGKASLFLSWLPIIGDPLTVIAGMARVGWLWFIGVICTLRIVRYIVIAGMIS